Proteins from one Sabethes cyaneus chromosome 2, idSabCyanKW18_F2, whole genome shotgun sequence genomic window:
- the LOC128736214 gene encoding uncharacterized protein LOC128736214 → MQSPTSHQLAARQVITRELPVFSGDPVEWPLFISSYNHSTEARGYSLSKNLLRLQRVLKGAAKDAVSSFLLHPSTVPQVLATFQTLYGRPEQIVHNLVAKVRATTAPRAEKLETLIHFGLAVQNLCGHMEAVGMTNHLSNPILLQELVDKLPANIKFSWALHQVGLPVVDLKAFSEYMRNPPKDEKHEKPRNKEQAFLNTHDAHERKEASTKPPGERREHHQNATSKRQERAEVTIHQLPVSSILFKIIPVTLYGKNGAAVNTYAFLDDGSSVTLVEQAIADQLGVDSRAHSVCIHWTSGINKQIETTVLEKLSISQPDGGKRFKLSEVYTVKNLGLPEQSLDFVLLAKDFTHLRHLPVKSFKRAVPGLLIGLSNSHLLTTTKVREGEKDEPIAAKTRVGWVVSGRVRGGEDSFQHRQMLICADTTERDLHDYVQEFFSVESLGVAVAPNLKGAEDQRARRILEETTVRTESGSRPMAERQWRCLEKRLEKDIQLYESVRQQVADFEVKGYIHVVTDEEMAGFDSRRIWYLPLGVVQNPNKPGRIRVIWDATAKVNGVSLNMMLLKGPDLLTPQLHVTFKFREREVTYSGDIQEIRQTNR, encoded by the exons ATGCAAAGTCCCACGTCCCATCAGTTGGCAGCAAGGCAAGTCATCACAAGAGAGCTTCCTGTCTTTAGCGGGGACCCTGTCGAGTGGCCGCTCTTTATCAGTAGTTATAACCATTCGACAGAGGCGCGTGGTTATTCGCTTTCTAAAAACTTGCTGCGTTTGCAACGGGTGCTGAAAGGTGCTGCGAAAGATGCCGTCAGCAGTTTTCTTCTACATCCGTCTACCGTGCCACAAGTGCTGGCTACCTTTCAGACATTGTACGGTAGGCCGGAGCAGATTGTTCATAACCTGGTGGCCAAAGTTCGAGCAACGACCGCACCCAGGGCGGAAAAATTGGAGACGCTGATTCATTTTGGTTTGGCTGTGCAAAATTTGTGTGGTCATATGGAGGCTGTTGGAATGACGAATCACCTGTCCAACCCGATTCTCCTACAAGAACTGGTGGACAAGCTGCCGGCAAATATCAAATTTAGCTGGGCGCTACACCAAGTGGGTCTACCCGTGGTCGATTTAAAAGCTTTCAGCGAGTACATGCGGAAC CCTCCGAAGGACGAGAAGCATGAAAAACCCAGGAATAAAGAACAGGCGTTCCTGAATACGCATGATGCACACGAACGAAAAGAAGCATCAACCAAACCACCTGGCGAACGGCGAGAACATCACCAGAATGCTACGAGCAAAAGACAAGAA CGAGCCGAAGTCACCATCCACCAGCTTCCGGTgtcatcaattttgttcaagatAATTCCTGTGACTTTGTACGGGAAGAATGGTGCTGCAGTGAACACCTACGCATTCTTGGATGACGGCTCGTCTGTGACTCTAGTAGAACAGGCGATTGCAGACCAACTCGGCGTGGACAGTCGAGCGCATTCCGTGTGCATCCATTGGACGAGTGGGATAAATAAGCAGATCGAGACTACTGTGCTGGAGAAGCTGAGCATATCGCAGCCAGACGGCGGAAAACGTTTCAAGCTATCCGAAGTATACACCGTCAAGAATCTAGGGCTACCGGAACAATCGCTGGATTTCGTGCTGCTGGCTAAGGATTTCACACACCTACGACATCTACCGGTCAAGAGCTTTAAGAGAGCCGTTCCTGGACTACTAATCGGTCTGAGTAACTCACATCTGCTGACTACTACGAAGGTTCGTGAAGGAGAAAAAGATGAACCGATCGCTGCGAAGACTCGCGTTGGCTGGGTCGTAAGTGGCCGTGTACGAGGGGGAGAAGACAGTTTCCAGCACCGTCAAATGCTTATCTGTGCGGATACGACAGAACGCGATCTCCACGACTACGTGCAGGAGTTCTTCTCAGTAGAAAGCCTTGGAGTTGCCGTAGCTCCTAATCTGAAAGGAGCCGAAGACCAACGAGCACGCAGGATCCTCGAAGAAACGACAGTTCGGACAGAAAGCGGAAG TAGACCAATGGCCGAGCGCCAGTGGCGATGCCTGGAGAAGCGACTTGAGAAGGATATTCAGCTATATGAGAGCGTACGACAGCAGGTGGCAGACTTCGAGGTGAAGGGGTACATCCACGTAGTAACTGATGAAGAGATGGCAGGTTTCGATTCGCGACGTATCTGGTACCTTCCGTTAGGAGTGGTACAGAATCCGAACAAACCCGGACGGATACGAGTTATTTGGGATGCGACCGCAAAGGTTAACGGTGTGTCCCTGAACATGATGCTCTTGAAGGGTCCGGATTTGTTGACTCCCCAGCTACATGTTACTTTCAAATTCCGCGAACGGGAAGTTACTTACTCCGGTGATATACAAGAAAT TCGTCAAACGAACCGCTGA